From the Thermus brockianus genome, the window GGCCCAAGGACCTGCCCGGGTTCATGCGGGCCTTTCTGCAGCTTTTGGGGTGAACAGGGTACCCGCCTCGCCCAAAAGCACCCTCCCCAAAACCCCTAGGCCCCCCTTGGCGATGGCCGCCCAGGGGGCCCCGGCCCGGAGCGCCGCCAGGGCCGCCTCCACCTTGGGGATCATCCCCCCCTGGATGACCCCTTGGGCTTTCAGGGCCTCCACCTCCTCCGGGGTGAGGCGGGGGAGGCGGGTCGTGGGGTCCTTGGGGTCCGCATAGACCCCCTCCACGTCGGTGAGGAACACCACCCCCCACCCCAAGGCCCCGGCCACGGCGCCGGCGGCGGTGTCGGCGTTGACGTTCAAGGGGCCCTCCTCGTCCAGGGCGATGGGGGCGAGGAGGGGGGTGTAGCCCTTCTCCAGGAGGTCCAGGAAAAGCCCCGCCTCCACCCCCACCACCTCCCCCACCCGGCCGAGCTCGGGCAGGGCCCTGCCCTTTAGGCAAAGGGCGTCCCGCCCGGAAAGGGCCAGGGCCCTTCTTCCCCTTCGGGAAAGCCCCTCGGCCAGGCGCTTGCCCGTGAGGTAGAGGGCCATCTCCACCGCCTCGAGGTGCTCCTTGGGGGTCACGCGCAAGCCCCCCACGAAGCGGCTTTCGTAGCCCAGCCGGGCGAGGAGGGCCCCGATCTCGGGGCCGCCGCCGTGGACCAGGACCAGGGGCCCAGGATAGGGGGCGAGCTCGTCCAAAAGGGCCTCCGCCCCCCTTAGGCTCCCTCCCACCTTCACCACCAGGGCCTCACTCAAGGTAGACCACCTCCTCGGGCAAGCCTTCCTCCTCCTCGGCTTCCAAAAGGTCCAAAAACCCTAGCAGGGCGTGGTCGGGGTGGAGGCCGAAATGGGCAGCGAGGGCCTGGACGGCGCCCATAGGGGGCATCCGCTTAGCCTCCGCCAGAAGGGGAAGAAGCGCCTCGGGGGCCAAGAGGGCTTCCCCCAGTTCCGGGCCCCGCCTGAGCTCGGCCACCACCTCGCCCCCTTCCGCCTGGAGGAAAAGGAGGTCCTCCTCGTTCAGGACCATGAAGGCCAAAGCGGGGCCCAGCCGGGAAAGCGCCTTCAGGAAAGCCCGTATGGCCTTGGGGTCCTCCTCGGCCTCGAGGGCCTCGTGGTAGAGGCTCACCCAGGGCGGGTCGGGCACCAGGTACACCCCGGCCCCTTGGGTGTGGCCTCCCGCCCAGGCCGCCACCTCCTCCAAGGGGGCTTTGACGTGGAAGGAGAGAAAGCTCCGCACCACGCCCTATACTAGCCCTTGTGAGCGCCCTCTACCGCCGGGTGCGCCCCCTCACCTTCGCCGAGGTGGTGGGCCAAGAACACGTGAAAGAACCCCTCCTTCGGGCCATCCGGGAAGGGAGGCTGGCCCAGGCCTACCTCTTCTCCGGCCCCCGCGGGGTGGGAAAGACCACCACCGCCCGCCTCCTGGCCATGGCCGTGGGGTGCCAAGGGGAGGAGCGCCCCTGCGGGGCCTGCCCCCACTGCCAGGCGGTGCAAAAGGGGAGCCACCCCGACGTGGTGGAGATAGACGCCGCCAGCAACAACTCCGTGGAGGACGTGCGGGAGCTAAGGGAGAGGATCCTCCTCGCCCCCCTTTCCGCCCCCAAGAAGGTCTTCATCCTGGACGAGGCCCACATGCTCTCCAAAAGCGCCTTCAACGCCCTCCTCAAGACCCTGGAAGAGCCCCCTCCCCATGTCCTCTTCGTCTTCGCCACCACGGAACCCGAGAGGATGCCCCCCACCATCCTCTCCCGCACCCAGCACTACCGCTTCCGCCGCCTCACGGAGGAGGAGATCGCCGGCAAGCTGGAGCGCATCCTCCAGACCCTGGGGCGCAGGGCAGAGAAGGAGGCCCTCCTCCTGGTGGCCCGCCTGGCAGACGGGGCCATGCGGGATGCGGAAAGCCTCCTGGACCGCCTCCTCCTCCTGGAGGACCCCCTCACCCGGGCCAAGGTGGAGGAGGCCCTGGGCCTCCCCCCCAAGGAGGCCCTCTTCGGCCTGGCCCAGGCCCTGGGCGAGGGCCGGCTTAAGGAAGCCTTGGAGGCGGCCCGGAGGCTCTACGGCCAAGGCTTCGCCCCGAGGAGCCTGGTGGGGGGGCTTATGGAGGCCTTGCGGGAAGCCCTCTATGCCGCCTACGGCCTCCCGGGTAGGCCCCTTCCCCTTTCCCCCGAAGCCCTCCTTTCCGCCCTCACCCGGTTGGACGAGGCCTCGGAGCGGCTGGGCAAGCGTTCCGACCTCCTCTCCCTCGAGGCGGCCCTCCTCTCCGCCTTCGCCCCCACCCCCAAGGCCCAAGGGGAAGCGCCCAGGGTCCAACCCCCAGAACCCCCCTTGCCCGAGTTTGACCCTCTCGCCCCCCCACCCGCGCCGCGCCGGGAGGAGGGGGCTCGGCCGGAACCCAAGGGGGGAGAAGACCTGGCACCCCGCTTCCGCGCCTTTTTGGAGGCCCTCAGGCCCACCCTACGGGCCTTCGTGCGGGAGGCCAGGCCCGAGGTGGTGGGGTCTACCCTCTACCTCCGCTTCCCCGAGAGCAAGGCCTTCCACCACAAAAAGGCCGAGGAGCAAAAGGGGGCGCTTCTGCCCCTGGCCCAGGAGCACTTCGGGGTGGAGGAGATCCTCCTCGTCCTGGAAAAAAAAAGCCCTGAGCCCGTAAGCCCCCCTCCCAAACCCACTCCCCGTACCCCCGCCCCGGCGGCCCCGCCCAAGGAGGACCCGGAAGAAGCCCCCAAGGACGAGGCGCCTACCGAAGACCCCGAAGCCCGCCTTCACCAAATCACCCGCCTCCTGGGGGGAAGGCTCCTTTGGGTGCGCAGGCCCAAGGCCCCGGAATCTGAGGAACCCATGAGCGAAGACGCCATAGGGGGTAGTGGTATATAATGCCCCCATGACCAAGACCACCGAGCTGGGACAGGACACCGTGGAGAACATCCTGAAGCGTCTACGGCGCATTGAGGGCCAGGTTCGGGGCCTGCAGAAGATGGTGGCCGAGGGCCGTCCCTGCGATGAGGTCCTCACCCAGATGACCGCCACCAAGAAGGCCATGGAGGCGGCAGCCACCTTGATCCTCCACGAGTTCCTCAACGTCTGCGCCACGGAGGTTTCCGAGGGCAAGGTGGACCCCAAGAAGCCCGAGGAAATCGCCAACATGCTCAAGAAGTTCATCTAGCTTGGCCAAGCGCCTCTTCCGCCTCCTCGAGGCCTTCTTCCCCCCCAAAACCCCTCCCGACGACGCCTTTGCCCTGGCCTTCCTGGAGGGGGAAGAAGGGGCGCTTTACCTCGCCATGGACCCCCGGGACCGGGCCCATGCGGTGCGGGTGGCCCGCCGCCTCCTCAGGGCCCACCCCGAGGCCCCCAAGGAGGTGGTGCGGGCCGCCCTCCTCCACGACGCCGGCAAGGCCCTAAGGCCCTACCGCCCCCTGGAGCGCATCCTCACGGGGCTTTTCGCCCCGCCCCTACCCCCTTACCCCCTGCGCCGGGGGCTCTTGGGCGCCTTCCAGGTGCGCCGCCACCACCCCCTTTACGCCGCCGAGCGCATCCAAGACCCCTGGGTGCGGAGCCTAGTCCTAGAGCACCACGCCCCCCAAAGCCCCTGGGGCAAAAGGCTCCACCAAGCGGACCAGGAGGAGTGATTTGGGCAAATGCCCCTAGCCAACCCGAGGCATAAGGAGTAGGGTAGTCCTGGACCAAGGAGGGCTTATGGAGGAGTTCACTTGGCGCGTGGGCGGCCCCCAAGGGGGCGGGATAGAAACGGCGGCCACCCTCTTCGCCCGGGCGGTGGCCAAGGGGGGGTGGTGGGTGGCCACCAAGCGGGAGTACCACTCCAACATCATGGGGCGGC encodes:
- the argB gene encoding acetylglutamate kinase, with product MSEALVVKVGGSLRGAEALLDELAPYPGPLVLVHGGGPEIGALLARLGYESRFVGGLRVTPKEHLEAVEMALYLTGKRLAEGLSRRGRRALALSGRDALCLKGRALPELGRVGEVVGVEAGLFLDLLEKGYTPLLAPIALDEEGPLNVNADTAAGAVAGALGWGVVFLTDVEGVYADPKDPTTRLPRLTPEEVEALKAQGVIQGGMIPKVEAALAALRAGAPWAAIAKGGLGVLGRVLLGEAGTLFTPKAAERPA
- a CDS encoding HD domain-containing protein, which translates into the protein MAKRLFRLLEAFFPPKTPPDDAFALAFLEGEEGALYLAMDPRDRAHAVRVARRLLRAHPEAPKEVVRAALLHDAGKALRPYRPLERILTGLFAPPLPPYPLRRGLLGAFQVRRHHPLYAAERIQDPWVRSLVLEHHAPQSPWGKRLHQADQEE
- a CDS encoding metal-sensitive transcriptional regulator encodes the protein MTKTTELGQDTVENILKRLRRIEGQVRGLQKMVAEGRPCDEVLTQMTATKKAMEAAATLILHEFLNVCATEVSEGKVDPKKPEEIANMLKKFI
- the dnaX gene encoding DNA polymerase III subunit gamma/tau, with translation MSALYRRVRPLTFAEVVGQEHVKEPLLRAIREGRLAQAYLFSGPRGVGKTTTARLLAMAVGCQGEERPCGACPHCQAVQKGSHPDVVEIDAASNNSVEDVRELRERILLAPLSAPKKVFILDEAHMLSKSAFNALLKTLEEPPPHVLFVFATTEPERMPPTILSRTQHYRFRRLTEEEIAGKLERILQTLGRRAEKEALLLVARLADGAMRDAESLLDRLLLLEDPLTRAKVEEALGLPPKEALFGLAQALGEGRLKEALEAARRLYGQGFAPRSLVGGLMEALREALYAAYGLPGRPLPLSPEALLSALTRLDEASERLGKRSDLLSLEAALLSAFAPTPKAQGEAPRVQPPEPPLPEFDPLAPPPAPRREEGARPEPKGGEDLAPRFRAFLEALRPTLRAFVREARPEVVGSTLYLRFPESKAFHHKKAEEQKGALLPLAQEHFGVEEILLVLEKKSPEPVSPPPKPTPRTPAPAAPPKEDPEEAPKDEAPTEDPEARLHQITRLLGGRLLWVRRPKAPESEEPMSEDAIGGSGI